The Arachis hypogaea cultivar Tifrunner chromosome 16, arahy.Tifrunner.gnm2.J5K5, whole genome shotgun sequence genome contains a region encoding:
- the LOC112759075 gene encoding WRKY transcription factor 44, which translates to MDIDEAERVVVAKPVASRPNCNTFRSFSELLAGAINASSPQIESSQATVSAIRPKTVRFKPALNRTPAPSVASQDDIFGAALCDSSHKSPNSDTKQSLIYKPMAKLVSRTTVSLLANMGNCSTIQQQSGQSMEGGLHHISHERFGTNLSSDLYHSHSITPPSETTEPCKMMQQNIEEDQKALTSAINCDRPSYDGYNWRKYGQKQVKGSEYPRSYYKCTHPNCPVKKKVERSFDGQIAEIVYKGEHNHPKPQPPKRSGTAGMQGSGMVPDGVAQDVWSNNHSERNDSRIENQNDTGLPANSVYGVKVSQPNDSILNAYGVSPENSCGLSGECEQGSKGFEAEEEESRSKRRRNESRSNEAAVSEEALIEPRIVLQSSTDSEIIGDGFHWRKYGQKVVKGNPYPRSYYRCTNVKCNVRKHVERAIDDPRAFVTTYEGKHNHEMPIKNINPNVPSERDSQASLSKDKP; encoded by the exons ATGGATATTGATGAAGCTGAGAGAGTAGTTGTGGCAAAACCAGTTGCTTCAAGGCCTAATTGTAATACTTTCAGATCTTTCTCTGAGCTTCTTGCAGGTGCCATTAATGCCTCAtcaccccaaattgaatcttccCAGGCAACAGTTTCTGCCATTAGACCAAAGACAGTGAGGTTCAAGCCGGCACTGAACCGCACCCCCGCTCCGTCTGTTGCTTCTCAG GATGACATTTTTGGAGCTGCACTTTGTGATTCTTCCCACAAGAGTCCTAATTCTGACACCAAGCAGTCCCTCATATACAAACCAATGGCAAAACTTGTGTCAAGGACAACAGTTTCTCTTTTGGCAAATATG GGAAATTGCAGTACAATTCAGCAACAATCCGGGCAATCAATGGAGGGTGGTCTTCATCATATCAGCCATGAAAGATTCGGAACCAATCTGAGCTCTGATCTTTATCACAGTCACAGCATTACACCACCTTCTGAAACTACTGAACCTTGTAAGATGATGCAACAGAACATAGAGGAGGATCAGAAGGCTTTAACATCCGCAATCAATTGCGATCGACCTTCTTATGATGGGTATAACTGGAGGAAATACGGGCAGAAGCAAGTGAAAGGAAGTGAGTATCCGCGGAGTTATTATAAGTGCACTCATCCTAATTGTCCAGTGAAGAAGAAGGTTGAGAGATCATTTGATGGACAGATTGCAGAAATTGTTTATAAAGGTGAACACAACCATCCAAAGCCACAGCCTCCTAAACGCAGCGGAACAGCAGGGATGCAAGGATCAGGAATGGTGCCTGATGGAGTGGCTCAAGATGTGTGGAGTAACAATCACAGTGAGAGGAATGATAGCAGAATAGAAAACCAGAATGACACAGGGCTGCCTGCGAATTCGGTTTATGGGGTTAAAGTTTCACAGCCTAATGATTCTATTTTAAATGCATATGGGGTAAGCCCGGAAAATTCGTGTGGTCTAAGTGGGGAATGTGAGCAAGGAAGCAAAGGATTTGAGGCAGAGGAGGAAGAATCTAGAAGTAAAAGAAG GAGGAATGAGAGTCGATCCAATGAAGCAGCAGTGTCAGAGGAAGCATTAATCGAGCCACGCATTGTGCTGCAGAGTTCTACAGATTCGGAGATAATTGGAGATGGCTTCCACTGGAGGAAGTACGGGCAGAAGGTGGTGAAGGGCAATCCATATCCCAG AAGTTACTACAGATGTACAAATGTGAAGTGTAATGTTCGAAAGCACGTGGAGAGAGCAATAGATGATCCAAGAGCATTTGTCACTACATATGAGGGAAAGCACAATCACGAGATGCCAATCAAGAACATCAACCCAAATGTCCCCTCTGAGAGAGATTCACAAGCTTCTCTTAGTAAAGACAAACCATGA